In Micromonas commoda chromosome 16, complete sequence, the genomic window GACGCGCACATCGCGATGCGCCGGACGATACGGACGATGACTGagacggcgcgtcgggccGTTCACGGCGTCCCGCCCGTCGTCCCACCCGTCCCCGCCAGAGACGACCGAACGGAGGAGGGTGCCCACTCGGGGGatgacctcgacgccccgaccctccaccccgcgggcgcgctcttCACCCACATCGTCCCCGGCGAGACGTCCGTTACGTCCGTTACGCCCGGCACCCAAATCGACACCACGCACGGGTACTGGAGCCCCCACGTCGACAAGGCGAACGTCCCGGAGTACGACGTCAGCGCGGTGCTGTACCtgtccgacggcgacggcgtcgacttcGCCGGCGGGGAGTTGCATTTTATGGATGCGATCGGCGGGTGGAAGACGgtcacgccgcggcggaacaGGCTCGTCGTGTTCAGCTCGGGGGAGGAGAACGTCCACGCCGTGGGGGTGGTGACGTCGGGGGAGCGGACGACGCTCAACCTCTGGCTGACCCGGGATCCGAGAGTCGCCGCGCCAGACGACGATTGACGAGGACAAACGCTTAAACTTGTAAACTTTCATTCATTCGCGAGGTGGAACCGTAGCCAAACCGTAGCCAAACCGTAGCCAAACCGTAGCCAAACCGTGGTcacatcgtcgcggcgcacgccttGATCTCGTCCGTCCCGTCGCACGACATCTTTTGGTTACGTCCGAACACCCCCGCGCACACGgctccggcgacgtcgtccacggaAACCGGCTCGGCGAGCGTGAGCGCGATTGGGCCGGGCGATCGCTGCGCCACCGACTTGACGAAGCCGCTGCCGAGGATCTtcacgaggacgtcgccgtacTGCTGcgtgacccgcggcgggttcacGCTGAACGCGTCTCCGCCGAAGATGAACGAGGGCTTGACGAGGCACACGTTCGAGTCCTCGAACGCGTTGGCCACAGCCTCCTCCGTCATCTTCTTCCCGGCAAAGTATCCAGCcatgacgggcgcggactcGGCTCCGCCCAGGGCGTCCgggacgatggacgcgacggagacgtaGACGAAGCGATCGACCttcgcggccaccgcggcgtccacgaccCTGACGTTGTACGTCCCGTTCCCCTCGcgcatggcgtcgtcgtcgcccggttTGAACACCCCGACGCACGAGACCACGCAGTCGGCGCCCTTCATCGCGTCCGTGAGCGCCGTCACGCACGCGTCGGAGGAGAGGTCaatggcgacgccgccgttgccgccggACTTGGACACggagacgacgtcggcgacgcccgcggcccTCAGCTTATCGCACACGCGCGAGCCCACGAACCCGGAACCGCCAACCACGACGACTTTCGCGGGAGCCTTGTCGTCCGAAGCGAcggctcggacgacgcggggggacgtcgcggcggtccggGGAGCGGACGCGCGTCTtgcgcggcgggtgccgacgggagtcgcgcggggcgcgcggggcgcggcgaagacggccgGGGTCGACATGCGTGGCTCCACCTCCGGTGACGTGTCCGATAGATAATGGGTGTCGTCTCGACCACGTCTCGCCAAAATATCCAAACAAAATTGGAGCGACGGGCGGTCGTCGTCACActggcgggcggcgggcgaagAGGGTCGGTCCCGGATGGTGCTCTCCTCGCGGTCGTGGTGCGAGGACGggctccgtcgcgctctcgacgaactcgtcgccctccgcgccatGTACGGCGCTGACGAAGGCGACGAAGAGCTCACGAAGTCATCTCCGACGTCCACATCCGCGGAGGTAaacgacgtcgcggtggagatcgccgaggacgccctACGCAacaacgcggacgccgctCCAACCTCCCTTTCGCACGTcccggcgctggacgcgacggtccggttcggcggcggcggggcgaccgtccgcgtcgcgcttccCCCCGGGTACCCaacgcgatcgcgcccgatGATCGTCGCGGAGTGCGCTTCGCGGCATCGCGGCTCGGACGCTTCTTGGCGCatgcagctcgcggcggacgacgccgtcgaagcgTCGGGATGGGGAGAAGccatccgcgccggcgtcgaacggGTCGGCGACCCGGGGAGGAGCGACCCCGACccgagcgcatcgccgtcatccagcgacgacgacgacgacgacgacgggtacgAGGATGAAGTTCaagaagacgacgaggatgggcTCGGCGAGGAATGCGCGCtgtccgcggtggaggcggcgcgacaAGCCTTCCTCGACTACCTGGCATCCATCCCACCGGAcgaagagcgcgaggcgagtTTTAACACCGACGAATCGCGACGCAAACGCGGCCGCCGGCTGGTGTGGTTCCATCACGTCAAGAGCGGAAAGAAGCGAAAGAAGATGCGCGAGTGGTCCGCAGAGTTGTccgtggacggcgtcgtcaagTGCGGGTACCCCGGCGTGTGCGTGGTGGAGGGAGAGGTTCAAGCGTGCGACGAGTTCGTGCGTCGGTTGAGGGGTCTGGGGTGGTCGGCGATGTCCGTGagagcggcggaggacgacgacgaagaatTCGtagacgacggagacggcgaagCGCATatggcgtcgaggcgcgggcTGCGACGCGGGTGGAGCGAGATTGGAGAGGACGGGGGGatgagcgcgctcgcggaggtgctgAGGCACGCGAACTTGGAGCGGCTcatgagcgcggcgctgcggcAGAACGTGTGACGATCGGAATCCCGTCGAACATAATAAATCACCCCCGGCTAAGTAAGTGTTAGTTCGTCAACGTCCCGCGACTctgggcgtcgtcgcgagcctgGCCACCAGATCGACcgactcctcctccccgttaTCGTCCCCGACGAAGCACACCAGTCCGTCcccgtacgccgccgcggcgaccgcgacaaaagcctcctcatcctcgccgccatccgaCGATATTTCGTTACTCCCAAACGCGTCGCCACGGACAAAGACGCGATCGGAAGCCGCCACCCCGGTCAAcagcgcgcacctcgcgttGTAAACCCTGAAGCCGCCGTTCCACCCGCGCCaatgcgcgccgccgtccccggccgTTATAACGCACGCGGGGTTCCATCTGAagtccgcgcgttcgcggccgTTCGGGCTGAACCTCCATGTATCGAGGCCGAAGAGGGCAAACattcgctcggcggcgtcgccgtcgccctggAGCACcaggcgtccgccgcgtcggacaAATTCTAGAAGCGATCGGAGCCAATCAGCGTCCGTCAAAAAGTTGGCCGACTCCCCGAGGGTatccgtccccgcgcccccgacgcccaggaggacgaccgcgcggtgggATTCCACGGACACGTTCATGCCGCCGCGCCTGTGACCGCCCCTCACCTCGACGCCTCTGTCGCCCAGAGCCGACTTGACCGCAACCGCGtaggcgtcgtcctcctcgtaaGTTCCCCACCGGCTACGGCCGCTGAGCACGAGGGCGTTGTTCACGAGAGGCGCGGCCGCTTTCGTGGTGAGGTCCAACACGGGCGTGGAGCCAgcctcgtcggcgaacgAGACGTGGCTACCCTGGTGGGCACCCTGGGCAAAGACGTAGTTTTCGGACACCGGGCCCGCGTTGTTTTGCTGGAGCACAGCCTGCCCAAACCTCttgaacccgccgccgccgccggcgaccgcctTGCCCTTCatcacctcgtccgcggtcgccccCGCGTTCTCGCCCTTCTTGCCCTTGGAAGAGGAAGTCTCGGCCATGAACGTGCTGAGCCGCTTGTCGCGCTTCACGCCTttgccgcccacgccgagcaGCGCCATCACGCCCATCTCCTTGTAGTCAACCTTCCCGCCCTTCTTGGCGGACGTCTTGTTGCGCCACTTGCGCGCCATCTCCGCCTGTTTAGACTTCATcgggggcgtgggcggcgcgccggagagGATGAAACCGGGCTTCAGCGGCTCCCAGTGCgtgcgctcggcgagctgctgCTCGAGAAAGTTTTTACCGATGAGCATCGCCTTGGGCTTCCACCGCCCGCTCTTCTCGGGCCGgtcgtcttcctcgtcggACTCCGAGATGTCGTCCCACACAgcggcggccttcttcttTCGCTCGCTCGTcggctcggcgtcctcgccgccccacTCCTTGATCTTGAtcttcccgccgcccgtcgcgtccccttGGGTCGGTTTTTCCGCACCCGGAGAGGATCCGGACTCGACTCGGAGACGCTCGATGGCCTCGGCcagcgcggcagccttgacGGGGTCCGAGCCGTCCAGACCCAGCGCgttcttctcctcggcggtcatcgtggacgcgtcgatgccgatcTGGAGTAAGTCCGCGTCGGaaggcggctgcggcgacctcgtcggcCCCTTGCCCGCGGGGGACTTGTCGGGGTGCCCAGGGGTGCCCAGGGGCGGAGCCTGCTTCATGCCCATGCCGGCGATGAACCCGTCGTCCGATACGTGCACGGGTTCGGCGGGTCCCCGCGGCCGGGGTGCCGGGTGATCGGGATGCTccgacgggacgcgcgcgatggacgccgcctcgtAGTCGTCGTAAGGGTCCTCGAAGGGGTAGAAGGTGCCGCCTTCCGAGTattccccgtcgtcgtcttcatcg contains:
- a CDS encoding predicted protein, giving the protein MSTPAVFAAPRAPRATPVGTRRARRASAPRTAATSPRVVRAVASDDKAPAKVVVVGGSGFVGSRVCDKLRAAGVADVVSVSKSGGNGGVAIDLSSDACVTALTDAMKGADCVVSCVGVFKPGDDDAMREGNGTYNVRVVDAAVAAKVDRFVYVSVASIVPDALGGAESAPVMAGYFAGKKMTEEAVANAFEDSNVCLVKPSFIFGGDAFSVNPPRVTQQYGDVLVKILGSGFVKSVAQRSPGPIALTLAEPVSVDDVAGAVCAGVFGRNQKMSCDGTDEIKACAATM
- a CDS encoding predicted protein; protein product: MYGADEGDEELTKSSPTSTSAEVNDVAVEIAEDALRNNADAAPTSLSHVPALDATVRFGGGGATVRVALPPGYPTRSRPMIVAECASRHRGSDASWRMQLAADDAVEASGWGEAIRAGVERVGDPGRSDPDPSASPSSSDDDDDDDGYEDEVQEDDEDGLGEECALSAVEAARQAFLDYLASIPPDEEREASFNTDESRRKRGRRLVWFHHVKSGKKRKKMREWSAELSVDGVVKCGYPGVCVVEGEVQACDEFVRRLRGLGWSAMSVRAAEDDDEEFVDDGDGEAHMASRRGLRRGWSEIGEDGGMSALAEVLRHANLERLMSAALRQNV
- a CDS encoding predicted protein, with the protein product MGAGSVPRVGTAAWTAARLAWRDRATASARALIAARRAAAGAPPLTDALEPQKTPLDAGVHATPAHRSSMSPRDCWPPGASQPRPGMASRHVIDDAFDPRDLSVLVAAAKMSMHALRASGSGEASAAALGRASEGILGLDAHIAMRRTIRTMTETARRAVHGVPPVVPPVPARDDRTEEGAHSGDDLDAPTLHPAGALFTHIVPGETSVTSVTPGTQIDTTHGYWSPHVDKANVPEYDVSAVLYLSDGDGVDFAGGELHFMDAIGGWKTVTPRRNRLVVFSSGEENVHAVGVVTSGERTTLNLWLTRDPRVAAPDDD